From the Theobroma cacao cultivar B97-61/B2 chromosome 2, Criollo_cocoa_genome_V2, whole genome shotgun sequence genome, one window contains:
- the LOC18608656 gene encoding lipoyl synthase, mitochondrial produces MMQSRFNSLARTLSSATRLRPFSSTIESPTTKPDFPPTLAGLRARLAAESPALTDFIGLQNDNQYSVEVGTKKKPLPKPKWMRESVPGGEKYVQIKKKLRELKLHTVCEEARCPNLGECWSGGETGTATATIMILGDTCTRGCRFCNVKTSRTPPPPDPNEPGNVAEAIASWGLDYVVITSVDRDDLADQGSGHFAETVQKLKALKPNMLIEALVPDFRGEAGCVVKVAKSGLDVFAHNIETVEELQSVVRDHRANFKQSLDVLVMAKDYAPAGTLMKTSIMLGCGETPDQVVKTMEKVRAAGVDVMTFGQYMRPSKRHMPVSEYITPEAFEKYRTLGMEMGFRYVASGPMVRSSYKAGEFYIKSMIESDRAAAAS; encoded by the exons atgatgCAATCTCGCTTTAACTCCCTAGCTCGCACCCTATCATCCGCCACAAGATTAAGGCCCTTCTCATCCACAATCGAATCCCCCACCACCAAACCCGATTTCCCTCCCACCCTCGCGGGTCTCCGGGCCCGCCTGGCGGCCGAATCGCCGGCCCTTACCGATTTTATCGGTCTCCAAAACGATAACCAGTATTCCGTCGAAGTCGGGACCAAGAAAAAGCCACTCCCCAAACCCAAATGGATGAGAGAATCCGTTCCCGGAGGCGAAAAATACGTTCAGATTAAAAAGAAGTTAAGGGAATTAAAACTCCACACCGTCTGCGAAGAAGCTCGATGCCCCAATCTCGGCGAATGCTGGTCCGGTGGCGAGACTGGGACCGCCACTGCCACCATCATGATCCTGGGTGATACTTGTACTCGCGGTTGCAG GTTCTGCAATGTGAAGACCTCGCGGACGCCGCCTCCTCCGGATCCCAATGAACCGGGGAATGTTGCGGAGGCAATTGCGTCGTGGGGTTTGGATTACGTGGTGATTACGAGCGTAGACCGGGATGATTTGGCTGATCAAGGGAGTGGGCATTTTGCGGAGACGGTTCAGAAGTTGAAAGCTTTGAAGCCTAATATGCTTATAGAAGCCTTGG TTCCTGATTTTCGGGGAGAAGCTGGTTGTGTAGTGAAAGTGGCAAAATCTGGACTGGATGTCTTTGCTCATAATATTGAGACAGTTGAAGAACTTCAAAGTGTTGTACGCGATCACCGTGCTAATTTTAAGCAATCTTTGGATGTTCTAGTAATGGCGAAGGACTATGCTCCCGCTGGAACACTTATGAAGACTTCAATAATGTTAGGCTGTGGGGAAACACCTGATCAAGTTGTGAAGACAATGGAGAAGGTGAGAGCAGCGGGTGTTGATGTGATGACATTTGGTCAATATATGAGACCATCAAAGCGCCACATGCCAGTATCAGAATACATTACACCTGAGGCTTTTGAGAAGTATCGAACTCTTGGCATGGAAATG GGATTTCGGTATGTGGCATCTGGTCCCATGGTCAGGTCATCATACAAGGCAGGAGAATTCTACATCAAATCCATGATAGAATCTGATCGGGCTGCTGCTGCTTCatag
- the LOC18608658 gene encoding uncharacterized protein LOC18608658 — protein MGAQDYWDTVPPTVAPLNLEREEHWRRFDNSVNAVSFGFVATAILISMFLVMAIFERFLRPRSLSSNARNRTDLESQTTFNGKLDYPSPKMTIYANGVSVLMPGEETPTFIAHPAPAPCPPERILKPLLHQNQSIGVSSTSRAS, from the exons ATGGGTGCTCAAGATTACTGGGACACGGTGCCGCCAACAGTGGCTCCACTGAATTTAGAAAGGGAAGAGCACTGGAGACGTTTTGACAACTCAGTGAATGCGGTTTCCTTTGGTTTTGTAGCCACTGCAATTCTCATATCAATGTTCCTTGTTATGGCTATCTTTGAGAGATTTCTCAGGCCAAGATCATTGTCCTCCAATGCCAGAAACCGCACTGATCTCGAGTCTCAAACAACTTTCAATGGCAAGCTTGATTACCCTTCTCCCAAA ATGACAATTTATGCAAATGGGGTATCAGTTCTGATGCCTGGTGAGGAAACCCCTACCTTCATTGCACATCCTGCTCCTGCACCATGTCCGCCGGAGCGCATCTTGAAGCCTCTGCTTCACCAGAATCAAAGCATTGGTGTGTCCTCAACCTCAAGGGCAAGCTGA